CACGTTCATTGCCCGCGGCTTCTCCGCGAATGTCAAGCAATGCATCGATCTCATCGTGCGCGGCATCCAGCATCCGGGCTTTGCGTTCGTGCAGTTGCTCAGCCCGTGCGTCACCTTCGTCGGCCGGGATCAATTCGACATCATTCGCGAGTTGGCGGTCGACCTGCCTGAGGATTATGATGCCGGCTCGCTCGATCAGGCCTGGCAGGTGAGCAATGAGCTGGGCAAGATTTCCCTGGGGGTGATTTATCAAAAGCAGTCCCCGACGTATGAGCAGCGCCTGCAGAATCTGGCGCAGCGCGCCCAGGAGGGCAGCCGTGCCGACTTTGCAGATTTGCTGCGGCAATATCATGTTTCCGAGCCGGAGCCGGCGCAGGATTGAGCGCCCGGTCTTCTCCGGATTTCCGGCCGCCGTGCCGGCGTTATCCTATCTACGCGATGAATTATCCCAGCGTCTGTCCGTAAATGTTCCAACCTCGGCTGAACCGCGGTATTTGAAATCTCGAGTGTCGTGGAAACTCTGAGGCTTTTGCTTGCAACGGCCGCGCCGTTGCAGGAACATCTTCTCAAAAATTTGTGATTGCGGACAGACACCAGCCACGGCCGCCCCACGGCGAGGTATTTGACTTCACGGTGGGGCGGCTCCTTTGTGCAGCCTGCGAGGAAAAAATCATGCTTTCAAACATTGAGATCGCACAGCGTGCCACGTTGAATCCCATTCGCAATATCATGGATCAACTCGGCATTTCCGACGATGATTTTGATTTCTATGGCAAGTACACCGGCAAGATTCGCCTCGAAACCCTCGACAAGTTTTCCGGCCGGCCCAATGGCAAGCTGATTCTGGTGACCGCGATGACGCCCACCAGTCACGGTGAGGGCAAAACCCTCACCACCGTTGGCTTGGGGCAGGCGCTCGCGCGCATCGGCAAGAAGGGCATCATTGCGCTGCGCGAGCCATCGCTGGGACCGGTGTTCGGCATCAAAGGCGGAGCCACCGGCGGCGGTTATTCGCAGGTGATTCCCATGGAGCTGATCAACCTGCATTTCAACGGCGACATTCATGCCGTCACCGCGGCGCACAATCTGCTGGCGGCGATGCTGGACAACCACTTGCACAAGGGCAATGACCTGCGCATCGATGTCACCAACATCCTGTGGAACCGCACGATGGACATGAACGATCGTGCGCTGCGGCACATCGTGGTGGGATTGGGCGGCCGCGTCAACGGCATTCCGCGTGAATCCGGCTTTGTCATCACCGCGGCCTCGGAGGTGATGGCGATTCTCGCGCTCGCCGCCTCGCGCACGGATTTGAAAAAGCGTTTGGGTGAGATCGTGGTGGGCTACAACCTCAAGGGCGACATGGTGCGCGCCCGCGAGCTGCAGGCGGAAAAGGCCATGGCCGTGATCCTCAATGATGCCATCATGCCCAATCTGGTGCAGACCATCGAGCATACCCCGGCGCTGGTGCACGCCGGGCCGTTTGCCAACATCGCGCACGGCACCAACAGCGTGATCGCCGACCGCATCGCGCTCAAACTGGCGGATTATGTGGTGACGGAATGCGGCTTTGGCGCGGACCTGGGCGGCGAGAAGTTTTTCGACATCGTTTGCCGGCAATCGGATTTGTGGCCTTCCGCCGTGGTCATTGTCGCCACCTGCCGCGCGATGAAATTGCACGGCGGCGTGCCCGACAAAGCGGAAGAATTGAGCAAGGAGAACCCCGCCGCGTTTCGGCAGGGTCTGGCCAATCTCGAAGTGCACGTGCGCAACATGCGCAAGTTCGGCGTGCCGGTTATCGTCGCGATCAACAAATTCCCCTTCGACACGCCGGCGGAAATCAACGCGATTCTCGAACTCTGCCAGCGCCTGGAAACCGAATGCGCGACCCACGAGGCCTTTCTCAAAGGCGGCGAAGGCGTGATCGCGCTGGCGGAACGGGTGGTGGCGAAGGCGGATGGCTATCAAAATCCCAAGCCGCGGTTTCTCTACGACCTCAACCAGCCGGTGACGGAAAAGGTGCGCAAGATCGCGATGGAGATTTACGGCGCGGAGGGCGTGTACTTCGAGAAGAAAGCGCAGAAGAAAATCGAAACGTTCGAGTCGCACGGCTATGGCGGATTGCCCATTTGCATGGCCAAGACTCAGGCCTCGCTCTCCGACAATCCGCGCGCGCTGGGCGTGCCGCGCGGCTGGACGCTGACGGTCACGGATGCCCAGCTTTCCGCCGGCGCCGGCTTTTTGGTGATGATCTGCGGCGACATGATGCTCATGCCCGGCCTGCCGCAGGTGCCCGCCGCGATGAACATGGACGTCGACGAGCACGGCACCATTACCGGATTGTTCTGAGCCTCATTGCACGATCGGCAGCATCTGGCCGGTGGTATAGAGCTTCACGTTGCCGTTCTGGCTGGTGACTTCAATGGTGACGGTGGCCGGTTTCACTTTGAAGCTGTCCGGCTGGGAGTTGGTGAGCACGAACGAGAAGTTGGTGTAGGCGCGCGATTGCGTATCTTCCAGCGTGAAATCGGTAATGCCGGCCACCTTGCCATTGTCGGTGCCGACCTTGATCGAAGTGCCCGCCACCAGCGGATTGAGATTCTGGTCGCTCACGGTGTAATTGAAAAGCTGGACGCCTTGCGGCGGCAGGCTGAACGTGCGGGGCGTGAGATCGACCTGGGTGCGGCCGGAAAACAACACCACCGTGGAAGTGGAAATCTGCTGGTCGTTGGCATCCACCGTTTGCGCGTCAATGCGCGCGAAGCCGCGTTCGCTGAAGGGGAAAATCGCGCCGGCAATGCCTTGCGGTTGCGGGCTGGCGGAGAGCAGAGTCACCGTGGCGCGGCCCAGGGCATCCGTCACGGCCGAGCCGCCGATGATGCCGCCGCTCGTTCGAAATTGCACGCTGGTGCCCGGCGGCACGGGATTGGAGTACTTGTCGCCGACGAAGGCGGTCACCATGTTGGTGAGGCCGTAGATGTTGTAGCCGGCAAAATTGAGGCGGTTGGGAACCACCGAGAAATGCGTCAGATCCGGCAAACCGCCGTGAATCGCAATCGGAATGGGGGCAGAGGAAATGGTGAGGCCGGCAACCGCGGCGACGATCTGCAGCGCGCCCGCGATCGTGCCGCTGTTGATGGTGGTGACGGCGCGGCCCAGGCTGTCGGTCTCCGCGGAAGTGGGGCTGAGAAATTCGGTGCCACCCGGCCCGCCTTTGATGGTGAAATTCAGCGTGACGCGATGTTTGAGATCCACCGGCGTGCCGCTGGCGTCTCTCACCTCGAAAGTCAAATCGGACGTTTCGTTCCCGCCTGAGCCCTTCACGTAGATCGTGCTGGTTTCCACTTCAACCAAGACCACGTTCGATGCCGGGCCGGAGCTGGTCGCCCGTTCGCGACTGAGCTGATGGCTGCCCAGGGAGAGGACTTTGTCGTTTTTGATCAGCAATGCAGCGAGGGAATCGGTCTGGAAGCCTTCGCGTGAGATCACCAACGTCACCAGCCGGGAAGTGGTATCGGGCAGCTCGATGGTGAGGGAAAATCTGCCGTTGGCATCGGTGAAAGCGCTCGCGAGATAGCCCAGCGCTTCGATCAACGCACTGCTGACGGGCTCGTCGGTGCCGCGCTCGATGATCCGGCCTTCGATCACCGCCGGCGACGGATCCTCCGTCGTGGGCAGGGTACAGCTCAGAATAACGCCCCACACGCCAGCCAGGAGCGCGAGGTTGAGTGCTTGCCTGCGCCCGCGAGAGTCCCTTTTCATCAAGAATTCCTTTCATTCCTTTCGTTCCTGCCAATTACGGTCAATCTTGGAAACCTGCGGACGAAGAAGATTTCTTGCATATCATGTTGGGGGTTCTATATTAC
The DNA window shown above is from bacterium and carries:
- a CDS encoding formate--tetrahydrofolate ligase — encoded protein: MLSNIEIAQRATLNPIRNIMDQLGISDDDFDFYGKYTGKIRLETLDKFSGRPNGKLILVTAMTPTSHGEGKTLTTVGLGQALARIGKKGIIALREPSLGPVFGIKGGATGGGYSQVIPMELINLHFNGDIHAVTAAHNLLAAMLDNHLHKGNDLRIDVTNILWNRTMDMNDRALRHIVVGLGGRVNGIPRESGFVITAASEVMAILALAASRTDLKKRLGEIVVGYNLKGDMVRARELQAEKAMAVILNDAIMPNLVQTIEHTPALVHAGPFANIAHGTNSVIADRIALKLADYVVTECGFGADLGGEKFFDIVCRQSDLWPSAVVIVATCRAMKLHGGVPDKAEELSKENPAAFRQGLANLEVHVRNMRKFGVPVIVAINKFPFDTPAEINAILELCQRLETECATHEAFLKGGEGVIALAERVVAKADGYQNPKPRFLYDLNQPVTEKVRKIAMEIYGAEGVYFEKKAQKKIETFESHGYGGLPICMAKTQASLSDNPRALGVPRGWTLTVTDAQLSAGAGFLVMICGDMMLMPGLPQVPAAMNMDVDEHGTITGLF